A single genomic interval of Aureibacillus halotolerans harbors:
- the spoIIIAG gene encoding stage III sporulation protein AG, giving the protein MKWDLTKLKAIFDKKTPGKLPVAYIVIMLVVGVLLLVAGSLNRTSSTLEVPDSPEEQEVSQQVLSDTPEGNALPASGKSADAKSVVKELEAAYEDELKTAIQEMMGVEDATVMVTLESAGERVFERNETSRQQTTNEEDPNGGKRTINETTTEENVVILRQGDKETAVLKKTATPEVRGVLVVAEGADNIQVKSWIIEAVTKSLGVPPHRVSVLPKKKEER; this is encoded by the coding sequence ATGAAGTGGGACCTAACAAAGCTGAAAGCCATTTTTGACAAAAAAACGCCGGGCAAGCTTCCTGTTGCGTACATTGTGATTATGCTGGTGGTTGGTGTTCTCCTTCTTGTGGCTGGCTCATTAAATCGCACCTCGTCAACGTTAGAGGTTCCGGATAGCCCTGAGGAACAGGAAGTATCTCAGCAAGTGCTGTCAGACACACCTGAGGGGAATGCATTACCTGCATCTGGAAAATCAGCGGACGCAAAGTCAGTCGTGAAGGAACTTGAGGCTGCTTATGAGGATGAACTAAAAACAGCCATTCAAGAAATGATGGGTGTAGAAGATGCCACCGTCATGGTGACATTAGAATCAGCGGGTGAACGTGTTTTCGAACGAAACGAGACAAGCAGGCAGCAAACAACGAATGAAGAAGATCCGAATGGTGGTAAACGGACGATAAATGAAACGACAACAGAAGAAAATGTCGTCATTTTGCGCCAGGGAGATAAAGAAACCGCAGTGCTGAAAAAAACGGCGACCCCAGAGGTACGAGGTGTTTTGGTCGTGGCTGAGGGGGCCGACAACATACAGGTCAAAAGCTGGATCATAGAAGCCGTTACAAAATCACTTGGTGTACCGCCACACAGAGTATCTGTGTTGCCTAAAAAAAAGGAGGAACGATAA
- the spoIIIAF gene encoding stage III sporulation protein AF — protein MAYLTSWAADIILFILLATIVDLLLPQNTFKTYAKVVLSLLLVSILLSPVFQLFKLDANDLLENTAFGESSYEKEIEQTIKNRKKEIHAAQSAYISEQVAVQMKSQAEEELKNDGFVVKDLDVVIEGASEDERHIAHVQLLLSHDDDAISIEPVVVSLTEAEESQEVSTEVTNGIAKRFRELWQLEPSELSVEIVERDGVS, from the coding sequence TTGGCGTATTTAACAAGCTGGGCTGCAGACATCATACTGTTCATATTGTTGGCTACAATTGTCGATTTGCTGCTGCCGCAAAACACATTTAAGACGTATGCAAAGGTGGTGTTAAGTCTATTGCTCGTTTCTATTTTGCTCTCTCCAGTGTTCCAACTCTTTAAGCTGGATGCGAACGATTTGCTTGAGAACACAGCGTTTGGCGAGTCATCCTATGAAAAAGAAATAGAACAGACAATAAAAAATAGAAAAAAAGAAATACATGCTGCGCAGTCTGCATATATTTCAGAGCAAGTGGCTGTCCAAATGAAAAGTCAAGCTGAGGAGGAGCTGAAAAATGATGGGTTTGTTGTGAAAGATTTAGATGTGGTCATTGAGGGAGCGTCCGAAGATGAACGACATATCGCTCACGTGCAGTTGCTTCTTAGCCACGATGACGATGCAATTTCTATTGAACCGGTTGTCGTCTCACTGACTGAGGCAGAGGAAAGCCAGGAGGTTTCGACAGAGGTAACAAACGGTATAGCGAAACGCTTCAGAGAGCTTTGGCAGCTTGAGCCATCCGAGCTTTCTGTAGAAATAGTGGAAAGGGATGGCGTTTCATGA